The Flammeovirgaceae bacterium genome contains a region encoding:
- a CDS encoding asparagine synthetase B → MRAAVLFGLLLVIRVAVANYIFIPMDERQANHLKAYGIAYWILRSETEVDWLLNYRGGSFMCQYHPAIQNELVVRGVSFEIISSAQANQIISEIASPALNYDIMKLEKYPRIAVYSPKTAQPWDDAVTLVLNYAEIPYDVVYDDEVLAGMLPKYDWLHLHHEDFTGQYGKFYNSFGHMPWYIEQQKEAEEMARKHGFHKVSQLKLAVAKKIKEFVAGGGFMFAMCSATDSYDIALAAEGIDICERMYDGDPADPRAQEKLDFERTLAFADFKLVRDPYQYEFSNIDNQPHERGLRQDNDYFTLFEFSAKWDPIPTMLTQNHSKVIKGFFGQTTGFKKHLIKPDVVIMAENKEIKEAKYLHGVLGKGFWTFYGGHDPEDYQHQVGEEHTDLNQHPNSAGYRLILNNVLFPAAKKKKQKT, encoded by the coding sequence ATGCGTGCAGCGGTTTTATTCGGGTTGTTGCTTGTGATAAGGGTGGCAGTAGCCAATTACATCTTTATACCCATGGACGAGCGGCAGGCCAACCACCTGAAGGCCTATGGCATCGCCTACTGGATTTTACGCTCCGAAACCGAGGTTGACTGGCTGCTGAATTACCGGGGAGGCAGCTTTATGTGCCAGTATCACCCGGCCATCCAGAACGAACTGGTGGTGCGCGGGGTTAGTTTTGAAATCATCTCTTCTGCCCAGGCCAACCAAATCATCAGCGAGATTGCCAGCCCAGCCCTGAACTACGACATAATGAAACTGGAAAAGTACCCGCGCATTGCCGTGTACTCGCCAAAAACTGCTCAGCCATGGGATGATGCCGTTACCCTGGTGCTGAACTATGCCGAGATACCGTATGATGTTGTTTATGATGATGAAGTACTGGCCGGCATGTTGCCGAAATACGACTGGCTGCACCTGCACCACGAAGATTTTACCGGCCAGTATGGAAAATTTTACAACTCGTTTGGCCATATGCCCTGGTATATTGAGCAGCAAAAGGAAGCCGAAGAGATGGCCCGTAAACACGGGTTTCATAAAGTATCGCAACTGAAACTGGCGGTGGCAAAAAAGATAAAAGAGTTTGTGGCCGGTGGCGGTTTTATGTTTGCCATGTGCTCAGCCACCGACAGCTACGATATTGCCCTGGCAGCCGAAGGTATTGACATCTGCGAGCGTATGTACGATGGCGACCCGGCCGACCCGCGCGCGCAGGAGAAACTTGACTTTGAACGTACGCTGGCCTTTGCCGATTTCAAGCTGGTGCGCGACCCCTACCAATATGAATTTTCCAATATTGACAACCAACCGCACGAGCGCGGGCTGCGACAGGATAATGACTACTTTACATTGTTTGAATTCTCAGCCAAGTGGGACCCGATACCTACCATGCTCACCCAAAATCACTCAAAAGTGATTAAAGGATTTTTCGGACAGACCACCGGCTTTAAAAAGCACCTCATCAAACCCGATGTAGTGATTATGGCCGAGAACAAAGAAATAAAAGAAGCCAAATACCTGCATGGCGTTTTAGGCAAAGGATTCTGGACGTTTTATGGCGGCCACGACCCGGAAGATTACCAGCACCAGGTAGGCGAAGAACATACCGACCTGAACCAGCACCCCAATTCTGCCGGATACAGGCTTATTCTGAACAATGTGCTGTTCCCTGCGGCAAAAAAGAAAAAGCAGAAAACCTGA
- a CDS encoding histidine phosphatase family protein encodes MSTKKIYIIRHGQTDFNLKGIVQGSGVDSSLNDFGRLQAKAFYQAYGHVAFDKVYTSALKRSIETVSDFIAFGTPHEILPGLNEISWGRKEGQPITPEEDAYYHYVLNEWRKGNTGLRIEGGESPEDVVRRMVPSVKTFLSRIEERTILICMHGRAMRILLCYLLNYPLKSMDVFEHENLCLYVLNHTGTMASVETYNDTHHLESLSVPAVKV; translated from the coding sequence TTGAGCACAAAAAAGATATACATCATCCGCCACGGGCAAACCGATTTTAACCTGAAAGGTATTGTGCAGGGTAGTGGAGTTGACAGCAGCCTGAACGATTTCGGTCGCCTTCAGGCAAAAGCGTTTTACCAGGCCTACGGCCACGTAGCGTTTGATAAAGTATATACCTCTGCCCTGAAGCGAAGCATTGAAACAGTCTCGGATTTTATTGCCTTCGGAACACCACACGAAATTTTGCCCGGCCTTAACGAGATTTCGTGGGGCAGAAAAGAGGGGCAACCCATTACACCCGAAGAGGATGCCTATTACCATTACGTTCTTAATGAATGGCGAAAGGGTAACACCGGCTTGCGCATTGAAGGTGGTGAAAGTCCTGAAGATGTTGTCAGGCGAATGGTACCCTCAGTCAAGACTTTCCTAAGCCGAATAGAAGAACGAACTATCCTGATTTGCATGCATGGAAGGGCCATGCGCATTCTGCTCTGTTACCTGCTTAACTACCCGTTGAAAAGCATGGATGTCTTCGAGCATGAAAACCTGTGTTTATACGTGCTAAACCACACCGGCACCATGGCTTCGGTAGAAACATACAATGATACCCATCACCTGGAAAGTTTATCTGTACCTGCTGTAAAAGTCTGA
- a CDS encoding tetratricopeptide repeat protein, with the protein MWIWIRWTTAISQKKPVRPPQQPADEKPLDKLITLQLRKAGLTVCLFLFIIKLAAQPEGWLTKPAEQEAFRMALNLELAEVRTEFQNLNNPQALYLTSLTEILELLITEDESLFDKYENAYEKRLQSISKITPKTPEALYISAELRLQWAFVYLKFQHEFDAAWNIRQSYLLAQECLNRFPVFTPAKKTYGLLNIMLGSVPDKYQWVLSVLGMRGSVDKGLEDLRLIQASDNPTLATEASLILYLAQGLILQQPQLALQELSAWPMDRHTRLSLFLAAVLAIKNSESEKALSYLDALSLQQEGISISYADYLKGEVYLHKGDYPTAIASYKNFLQTYSGKNFVKDALYKMAICYWLPGDKSNAEVYARRARTSGLEYAEADRYAARSLAENELPNPKLTKIRYATDGGYYETATRIIESVKDEDLPGLKDRTEFTYRKARLYHKLDDSENSKKFYLQTINLAGTNPWYFAPNACLQLGYLYMAEGDSKRAASYFRKALEYKKHEYKNSIDSKARSALGQLQTEK; encoded by the coding sequence ATGTGGATATGGATTCGCTGGACGACAGCGATAAGCCAAAAAAAGCCGGTGCGCCCGCCACAACAACCCGCAGACGAAAAGCCGTTGGATAAACTGATTACATTACAACTACGAAAGGCAGGCTTAACCGTCTGCCTTTTTTTATTCATCATTAAACTGGCTGCTCAGCCTGAGGGCTGGCTTACAAAACCTGCCGAGCAGGAAGCCTTCCGCATGGCGCTTAACCTGGAACTGGCCGAAGTGCGCACGGAATTTCAAAACCTCAATAACCCGCAAGCGCTCTACCTGACTTCGTTAACCGAGATACTGGAATTACTGATAACTGAAGACGAATCGTTATTTGATAAATATGAAAACGCTTATGAAAAAAGACTACAATCTATAAGTAAAATCACGCCAAAAACTCCCGAAGCGTTGTATATCAGTGCGGAGCTTCGCCTGCAATGGGCTTTTGTTTACCTCAAATTCCAGCACGAATTCGATGCTGCCTGGAACATCCGGCAGAGTTATCTCCTTGCACAGGAGTGCCTGAATCGTTTTCCGGTATTTACACCCGCAAAAAAAACGTACGGTTTACTCAACATCATGCTCGGTTCAGTTCCCGACAAATATCAATGGGTGCTCTCGGTGTTGGGTATGCGTGGTTCAGTTGATAAAGGCCTTGAAGATTTACGGTTAATTCAGGCTTCTGATAATCCTACGCTGGCAACGGAGGCATCGCTTATTTTATATCTCGCCCAGGGGTTAATCCTTCAGCAACCACAACTTGCCTTGCAGGAACTTTCGGCATGGCCGATGGATCGCCATACCAGATTAAGCTTGTTCCTGGCCGCTGTGCTTGCCATCAAAAATTCAGAAAGTGAGAAGGCACTTTCATATCTGGACGCTTTGTCGTTACAGCAAGAAGGGATCTCAATTAGCTATGCCGATTACCTGAAGGGCGAAGTTTATCTTCACAAGGGAGATTATCCAACGGCAATTGCCTCGTATAAAAATTTTCTGCAAACCTATTCCGGTAAAAATTTTGTAAAGGATGCGCTTTACAAAATGGCCATATGCTACTGGCTGCCGGGCGATAAATCCAATGCAGAAGTATATGCCCGTAGGGCACGAACCTCAGGACTTGAGTATGCCGAAGCCGATCGCTATGCAGCCAGAAGCCTGGCAGAAAACGAATTACCAAACCCGAAACTTACCAAAATACGATATGCCACCGATGGCGGTTACTATGAAACAGCCACACGAATTATTGAATCCGTTAAAGACGAAGACCTGCCTGGCTTGAAAGATCGAACAGAATTTACCTACCGCAAAGCCCGCCTTTACCATAAGCTGGATGACTCAGAGAATAGTAAAAAATTTTATCTGCAAACCATTAATCTGGCAGGAACCAATCCCTGGTACTTTGCTCCAAATGCCTGCCTTCAGTTAGGATACCTTTACATGGCTGAGGGCGACAGCAAACGGGCCGCATCGTATTTTAGAAAAGCCCTTGAGTATAAAAAGCATGAATACAAAAACAGTATTGATAGCAAGGCCCGATCAGCATTAGGTCAGCTACAAACTGAAAAGTAA
- a CDS encoding Nif3-like dinuclear metal center hexameric protein yields MKVKEVTRYLESIAPLAYQETYDNSGLLTGSPEQDVTGILVTLDCLEAVVDEAIKTNCNLVVAHHPIIFKGLKKLTGSNYVERTVIKAVQHNIAIYSIHTNLDNVHTGVNRKIAEKIGLTNLQILAPKSGTLVKLVTFIPHHHTEAVLTALYSAGAGQIGNYKNCSFQTEGTGTFMPNQEANPHIGKVNTQEVVNETRAEVIFPAYKESEIVTALKKSHPYEEVAYYLTPLNNLNQEVGSGIIGELAEAEEPIAFLKRLKNAMNLPIIRHTSIINNPVKKIAVCGGSGVFLLPQAIRAGAQVFISADFKYHEFFDADNRIIVADIGHYESEVFTKELLVALLSQKFPTFAVNFSGTITNPISYIT; encoded by the coding sequence ATGAAGGTTAAAGAGGTTACCCGCTACCTGGAGTCAATAGCTCCACTGGCTTATCAGGAAACGTATGATAACTCCGGCCTGTTAACCGGTTCGCCCGAACAGGACGTAACCGGCATTCTGGTAACATTAGATTGTTTAGAGGCGGTTGTTGACGAGGCGATCAAAACCAACTGTAACCTGGTTGTTGCCCACCATCCAATTATCTTTAAAGGGCTGAAAAAGCTAACCGGAAGCAATTACGTGGAGCGCACCGTCATCAAAGCAGTACAGCATAATATCGCTATCTATTCCATTCACACCAACCTTGATAATGTTCATACAGGCGTGAACCGGAAAATTGCCGAAAAGATTGGCCTCACAAACCTGCAGATACTCGCTCCGAAATCCGGCACCCTGGTTAAACTGGTAACATTTATTCCACACCACCATACCGAAGCCGTACTTACCGCGCTGTATAGCGCAGGTGCCGGTCAGATTGGCAATTACAAAAACTGCAGTTTTCAAACCGAAGGTACAGGAACATTCATGCCGAACCAGGAAGCCAATCCGCATATCGGCAAGGTCAATACGCAAGAGGTTGTAAATGAAACAAGAGCTGAAGTGATATTTCCAGCCTATAAAGAAAGCGAGATAGTAACCGCGCTTAAAAAAAGCCATCCGTATGAAGAAGTAGCCTACTACCTTACCCCGCTAAATAACCTGAACCAGGAGGTCGGCTCCGGAATAATCGGTGAGCTGGCTGAAGCCGAAGAGCCTATTGCCTTCCTGAAAAGGCTAAAAAATGCAATGAACCTTCCTATTATCCGTCATACATCAATTATCAATAACCCCGTTAAAAAAATTGCTGTTTGCGGGGGCTCCGGGGTTTTTCTTTTACCCCAGGCCATCCGGGCCGGGGCCCAGGTTTTTATTTCGGCCGACTTTAAGTACCATGAATTTTTTGATGCCGATAACCGGATTATTGTTGCTGATATCGGCCATTACGAAAGCGAGGTATTCACCAAAGAGTTGTTGGTAGCACTTTTAAGCCAAAAATTTCCTACTTTTGCAGTCAATTTTTCCGGAACTATCACAAATCCAATAAGTTACATTACCTGA
- a CDS encoding PaaI family thioesterase: MSLFQPGITQESLNRLSANTLAEHLGIEFVAIGSDQLTARMPVDKRTHQPYGLLHGGASVALAETLGSVAAHCCIDITKQYCVGLEINANHIKSVRTGYVTGTAKPIHVGRRTQVWEIRIVNDQHELVCISRITMAVLDKQG, from the coding sequence ATGTCACTTTTTCAACCAGGCATTACGCAGGAATCGCTCAACCGCCTCTCGGCCAATACCTTGGCAGAGCATCTGGGCATTGAGTTTGTAGCAATCGGAAGCGATCAGCTTACTGCACGGATGCCGGTTGACAAACGCACTCACCAACCCTATGGCCTGTTGCATGGGGGCGCATCGGTAGCGCTGGCCGAAACGCTGGGAAGTGTAGCTGCGCATTGTTGCATCGATATTACCAAACAATACTGCGTAGGGCTGGAGATAAATGCAAATCACATCAAAAGTGTGCGTACAGGTTATGTGACCGGCACGGCAAAACCCATCCATGTTGGAAGGCGAACGCAGGTGTGGGAAATACGCATCGTCAATGATCAGCATGAATTAGTTTGCATTAGCCGCATAACCATGGCGGTATTGGATAAGCAAGGATGA
- the lpxK gene encoding tetraacyldisaccharide 4'-kinase yields the protein MSVFKFLLLPLAMLYDVVTSIRNSLYDRQLKPSARFDFPIIGIGNLAVGGTGKTPMVEHLIRLLSSRVKVATLSRGYGRKSSGLRFAGKQDTPATIGDEPMQLFSKYGNQIVVTVCEDRAFAIPHILQEHPEVGVIVLDDALQHRRVTPGFMILLTDYHRPFYADHVLPYGRLREGREGALRANVIIVTKCPHDISEEQMMIMENAIHTVAHRPVFFSTIRYGEPVPAADAGTFIPDVVLVSGIANPMVLENYVVKNFTLLHHFRFRDHHNYSTAELRKIVNFISKQTKPVSVLTTEKDVVKLIANNNRFWAGKLNLFYLPIEMEIIRNGKDFDTLVLDYLKRATPQ from the coding sequence ATGTCGGTTTTTAAGTTTCTTCTGCTTCCGCTGGCCATGTTGTACGATGTGGTAACCAGTATTCGTAACAGCCTGTACGATCGCCAGTTGAAGCCTTCGGCCCGGTTTGATTTTCCGATAATCGGCATCGGTAACCTGGCCGTAGGAGGGACCGGTAAAACACCCATGGTTGAGCACCTCATCCGCCTGCTTTCATCCCGGGTAAAGGTAGCCACTTTAAGCAGGGGATATGGACGTAAAAGCAGCGGCCTGCGCTTTGCCGGTAAACAGGATACACCTGCTACCATTGGTGATGAACCCATGCAGCTATTTTCAAAATACGGCAACCAGATTGTTGTTACCGTGTGCGAAGATCGGGCCTTCGCCATTCCGCATATTTTGCAGGAACATCCGGAGGTTGGAGTTATTGTGCTGGATGATGCCCTGCAGCACCGCAGGGTAACGCCAGGATTTATGATTTTATTGACAGACTACCATCGTCCTTTTTATGCGGACCATGTGCTGCCGTACGGACGCCTGCGCGAGGGCAGGGAAGGTGCGTTGCGTGCCAATGTGATTATAGTAACCAAATGCCCGCATGACATTTCGGAAGAGCAGATGATGATAATGGAAAATGCCATTCACACAGTTGCTCACCGGCCGGTATTTTTTTCAACTATACGCTATGGCGAGCCGGTACCTGCTGCTGATGCGGGTACTTTTATACCTGATGTTGTGCTTGTTTCAGGAATAGCCAATCCCATGGTGCTGGAAAATTATGTTGTAAAAAATTTTACACTCCTTCATCATTTCCGGTTTCGCGATCACCACAACTATTCAACAGCAGAGTTGAGAAAAATAGTAAACTTTATTTCGAAGCAAACTAAACCTGTTTCGGTACTTACTACCGAGAAGGATGTTGTTAAACTGATTGCTAATAATAACCGTTTCTGGGCCGGTAAGCTTAATCTTTTTTACCTGCCTATTGAAATGGAGATTATCCGAAATGGTAAGGATTTTGATACGCTGGTACTGGACTATTTAAAACGTGCAACTCCGCAATAA
- a CDS encoding tRNA-(ms[2]io[6]A)-hydroxylase, with the protein MTKKTAKDKYTLGLELPTDPRWADMAGKNIHDVLVDHAYCEQKAASSCISLIVQYPDKEKLVEVLTPVVAEEWNHFERVVDELKKRKLPLGRQRKDEYVEALQKIIRKGGSREEQLVEKLLLNALIEARSCERFKMLWKNIPDKALSEFYYELMVSEAGHYKNFLSLARQYRPAAEVDRRWRELLEQEAEIIRHLKVRPDRMH; encoded by the coding sequence ATGACTAAGAAAACCGCTAAGGATAAATACACACTTGGGTTGGAATTGCCCACCGATCCACGCTGGGCCGATATGGCCGGTAAGAATATACACGATGTACTTGTTGATCATGCCTACTGCGAACAGAAGGCGGCATCGTCATGCATTTCGCTTATCGTTCAATACCCGGATAAAGAAAAACTGGTTGAAGTGCTAACCCCGGTGGTTGCTGAAGAGTGGAATCACTTTGAACGGGTGGTAGATGAATTGAAGAAACGGAAACTGCCGCTGGGCAGGCAACGCAAGGACGAATACGTGGAGGCTCTTCAGAAAATTATCCGCAAAGGAGGTAGCCGCGAAGAACAACTGGTTGAAAAACTGCTGCTGAATGCGCTGATTGAAGCGCGCAGTTGCGAGCGGTTTAAAATGTTATGGAAAAACATACCGGATAAAGCCCTTTCGGAATTTTATTATGAACTGATGGTATCCGAAGCGGGTCATTACAAAAACTTTCTTTCATTAGCCAGGCAATACCGCCCCGCTGCCGAAGTAGACAGGCGCTGGCGCGAATTGCTTGAACAGGAAGCGGAGATTATCCGCCACCTGAAAGTCCGCCCCGACCGGATGCACTGA
- a CDS encoding T9SS type A sorting domain-containing protein: protein MSFNKIILLTTAFCVSILGVIYFNPLNNAAGVSVNNKETAEDHVDAPEQFILFHRGIRTRESQDKPGYQQGYKIKELLKAKTEAARKKAGRQQSNGVLAWTERGPANVPGRTRGLIVDPIDPQRNTWYAGSVAGGIWRTTNAGQSWTLLTPDLPNLATTVIAMAESNNNIMYCGTGEGFGNVDGVNGNGIFKSTDRGITWTYLPSTAGFNDVNRLIIDPADADVVIVATNNGIYRTTNGGTSWTQTSTLSFIQDLKATPGNFNIQYATRNGFGVLKSTDGGQTWSASNTGMNITGRVEIAVSPVNPNRIFASTEGSLSGTNSDLYMSDNGGTSWSLVDVTFNGTGVNFLGGQGWYDNTIACDPFNANIVYYGGVNLFRTQLTGGSTSVGSYSLQQNATQSFMELVTFTGASNGNFQVGPQANSISVELRFGPGKSQKAHRFLVPEGATSGVPEANYSYTDYVDVPFEVWDITNNRQLMVSFRDQGRDGQFNLINFNTDGTALQQSREYVYVNNVTYNASAPSPSIAVNGGQVFNMMYNIWPYLAEGKSWPGDVVESQLRFLFTSVPKLNASTITVSDAYNQFDGKNRFQTFGVDMHPDQHNIVIIPMSGSTYKILVANDGGLFVSNTSSSPGIAQGNWTMAGNTYNTSQFYGADKRPGKDEYFGGMQDNGTWKSPANTVASATTNYVFNLGGDGFEVLWHSLDDQKLIGGSQFNNFSRSTNGGNSWTPATSGITGTSPFISKLANSKLNPETIFTVTSSGVFRSTNFGTSWTLTPITEKWGASTFLDVEVSQANANIVWAGSGMSATRNLHVSTNGGLSFTLTNNFTDVTLGTISKLASHPFEPNTAYALFSFADAPKVLRTTDLGQTWQDISGFGNNAESSTGFPDVAVYCLYVRPDNPNIIWVGSEIGIIESLDNGQTWALIDEFPKVSVWDMKGQDDQVVIATHGRGIWTATIDALQTPFKKPEVVASGTSPQEDLKLKVKVEENFDSVQVFAGATKIGSLPATVPSEIVLSVSDLTPGNKDLKLIGFKGNGPVHSITYPLNHLDILSLEDTYSTYFKTTSDLTVTGLSLQTTPGGNNNERSNLQTQHSYVNNFEYQLIIRHPVKVNAASPLLHYRDIAIVEPVNDYVVVEATTNGLDWIALAPAYDAAHDPAWLSAYTAGQPGNKSMFVDHVIDLTETFNDGDEVLIRFRIKTSPTTNAWGWAIDFVNIQMAPTGIENPETVVQQFSLYPNPANDFITAAFELKQRSYVNLKVIDPTGKLLTQQNLGQKPAGKHEQSLELGNRPDGVYFFLLQTSGGTSSSKFVIKK from the coding sequence ATGTCATTCAATAAAATCATTTTACTAACAACTGCATTTTGTGTTTCCATTCTGGGGGTTATTTATTTTAATCCGCTTAACAATGCAGCAGGTGTTTCAGTAAACAACAAAGAAACTGCTGAAGACCATGTGGATGCTCCTGAACAGTTTATACTTTTCCACAGAGGCATACGCACAAGGGAGAGCCAGGATAAACCCGGCTATCAGCAGGGTTATAAGATAAAAGAGCTACTGAAAGCCAAAACCGAGGCCGCACGCAAAAAAGCCGGCCGCCAGCAAAGCAATGGTGTATTGGCATGGACCGAACGCGGACCTGCCAACGTGCCGGGCCGTACCCGTGGACTGATAGTTGACCCGATTGACCCACAGCGCAACACGTGGTATGCCGGCTCGGTGGCCGGAGGCATCTGGAGAACCACCAATGCCGGCCAGAGCTGGACGCTGCTTACTCCGGATTTACCCAACCTGGCTACCACCGTTATCGCCATGGCCGAATCAAACAATAACATTATGTACTGCGGTACAGGCGAAGGATTTGGTAATGTAGATGGCGTAAATGGCAACGGTATATTTAAATCAACCGATCGGGGTATTACCTGGACTTACCTTCCATCTACCGCTGGCTTCAATGATGTAAATCGGCTAATTATCGATCCGGCCGATGCCGATGTTGTAATTGTTGCTACCAACAACGGCATTTACCGTACCACCAATGGCGGAACCAGTTGGACGCAGACTTCAACGCTTTCGTTTATTCAGGATTTAAAGGCCACGCCCGGTAATTTTAACATTCAGTATGCTACCCGTAACGGCTTTGGCGTGCTCAAATCTACCGATGGCGGGCAAACCTGGTCCGCATCAAACACCGGGATGAACATAACCGGCCGCGTGGAGATTGCGGTATCACCGGTAAACCCTAACCGAATATTTGCCAGCACTGAGGGTAGCCTTTCGGGCACCAATTCTGATTTATACATGTCGGATAATGGCGGAACAAGCTGGTCACTGGTTGATGTAACCTTTAACGGAACCGGTGTTAACTTTTTGGGCGGACAAGGCTGGTATGATAACACCATTGCCTGCGATCCGTTTAATGCGAACATTGTTTATTATGGCGGTGTAAATCTTTTTCGCACCCAACTAACGGGGGGCTCAACCAGCGTGGGCTCCTATTCGCTGCAACAAAATGCCACACAAAGTTTTATGGAACTGGTCACGTTTACCGGGGCTTCCAACGGCAACTTTCAGGTAGGGCCGCAGGCCAATTCCATATCAGTGGAACTCCGCTTCGGGCCGGGCAAATCACAGAAAGCACACCGGTTCTTGGTCCCTGAAGGAGCCACTTCAGGTGTGCCCGAAGCAAATTATTCTTACACCGATTACGTAGATGTTCCTTTTGAAGTTTGGGATATTACAAACAACCGGCAACTGATGGTTTCTTTCCGCGACCAGGGCCGTGACGGCCAATTCAACCTGATCAACTTCAATACAGATGGCACAGCCCTTCAGCAAAGCCGCGAGTATGTTTATGTAAATAACGTAACCTATAATGCTTCAGCGCCAAGCCCCAGCATTGCAGTTAATGGAGGGCAGGTATTCAATATGATGTACAACATCTGGCCTTACCTGGCCGAGGGAAAATCGTGGCCGGGTGATGTAGTTGAGTCGCAATTGAGGTTTTTGTTTACGTCCGTTCCTAAACTTAATGCCTCCACCATAACCGTTTCGGATGCGTACAACCAGTTCGATGGTAAAAACCGTTTCCAGACTTTTGGGGTGGATATGCACCCTGATCAACACAATATTGTAATCATCCCCATGTCCGGAAGCACCTACAAAATTTTGGTAGCCAACGATGGCGGATTATTCGTTTCGAATACCTCCTCATCGCCAGGCATCGCACAAGGTAACTGGACGATGGCGGGCAACACGTACAACACCAGCCAGTTTTACGGTGCTGACAAACGGCCCGGCAAAGACGAATATTTTGGTGGTATGCAGGATAACGGCACGTGGAAATCACCAGCCAACACAGTCGCATCCGCCACTACCAACTACGTGTTTAACCTGGGCGGTGATGGGTTTGAAGTATTGTGGCACAGCCTGGACGACCAGAAACTGATTGGCGGCTCGCAGTTTAATAATTTCTCCAGGTCGACCAATGGTGGCAACAGTTGGACGCCCGCAACATCAGGCATTACCGGAACATCGCCCTTTATTTCAAAGCTTGCCAACTCCAAGCTCAACCCCGAAACGATTTTTACGGTAACCTCATCAGGAGTTTTCCGGTCAACCAACTTTGGCACCAGTTGGACACTCACCCCGATAACCGAAAAATGGGGCGCCAGTACATTTCTCGATGTAGAGGTTTCACAGGCCAATGCCAACATTGTATGGGCCGGCAGCGGCATGTCGGCCACACGAAACTTACACGTATCAACCAATGGCGGACTTTCCTTTACCCTAACAAACAACTTCACGGATGTCACTCTGGGCACCATCAGCAAACTGGCATCGCATCCGTTTGAACCGAACACGGCCTATGCCCTGTTCTCCTTTGCTGATGCACCAAAAGTGCTGCGCACGACCGATCTGGGCCAAACCTGGCAGGATATTTCCGGCTTCGGCAACAATGCTGAGAGCAGTACCGGGTTCCCTGATGTTGCCGTGTATTGCCTGTACGTAAGGCCCGATAATCCGAACATCATCTGGGTAGGTTCTGAAATTGGCATTATTGAGTCCCTGGATAACGGCCAAACGTGGGCCCTGATTGATGAATTTCCAAAAGTTTCCGTGTGGGATATGAAAGGCCAGGACGACCAGGTAGTAATTGCCACTCACGGCCGCGGCATCTGGACAGCTACGATTGATGCCCTGCAAACTCCTTTCAAAAAGCCTGAGGTAGTTGCATCAGGAACTTCGCCCCAAGAGGACCTAAAACTGAAAGTAAAAGTGGAGGAAAACTTCGACAGCGTACAGGTTTTTGCGGGAGCAACAAAAATAGGTAGTCTGCCGGCCACCGTTCCTTCCGAAATAGTCCTTAGCGTTTCTGACCTGACCCCGGGAAACAAGGACTTAAAACTAATTGGTTTCAAGGGTAACGGCCCGGTACATTCGATAACCTATCCACTGAACCACCTCGATATACTGTCGTTGGAAGACACCTATTCAACGTATTTCAAAACTACATCGGATTTAACCGTTACCGGACTTTCGTTGCAAACCACACCGGGTGGCAACAACAACGAACGCAGTAACCTGCAAACACAACATAGTTACGTAAATAATTTTGAATATCAGTTAATCATCCGGCACCCGGTAAAAGTAAATGCCGCCTCACCGCTTCTTCACTATCGCGATATCGCCATTGTTGAGCCGGTTAACGATTATGTGGTAGTTGAAGCAACTACCAACGGATTGGACTGGATTGCCCTGGCTCCAGCCTACGATGCCGCCCATGATCCGGCCTGGCTTTCGGCATATACGGCCGGCCAGCCGGGAAATAAATCGATGTTTGTTGATCATGTAATTGACCTTACTGAAACATTTAACGATGGTGATGAGGTGCTCATCCGTTTTCGTATAAAAACCAGTCCAACCACCAATGCATGGGGATGGGCCATTGATTTTGTGAACATACAGATGGCGCCCACCGGCATAGAAAATCCTGAAACCGTTGTTCAGCAATTCAGCCTGTACCCGAATCCGGCTAATGATTTTATAACGGCTGCGTTTGAATTGAAACAACGTTCGTATGTAAACCTGAAAGTTATTGATCCGACCGGCAAATTGTTAACTCAGCAAAACCTGGGGCAAAAGCCTGCCGGAAAACATGAGCAAAGCCTTGAATTGGGTAACCGGCCTGATGGAGTTTACTTTTTTTTATTACAAACTTCCGGAGGCACCTCAAGCTCTAAATTTGTCATTAAAAAATAA